In the genome of Xyrauchen texanus isolate HMW12.3.18 chromosome 33, RBS_HiC_50CHRs, whole genome shotgun sequence, one region contains:
- the LOC127626507 gene encoding junctional cadherin 5-associated protein-like, which produces MYSVEDLLISHGYKVTQKNSNNVPVSHSSPHTAATYEKCLPTRSDSRCEIGEKRKGHSDVNGYEGDRVYSSAGGGGIRQTSARGFPCDTENQVRKQRTQDVDNGNLGDGRLPEDSLTTNSWFYDSNRGIHSQPRSEHDVSYWRRRGQDFSVLLDYADFRDPRGSAGGLPNKPEGMQRRPESALSTEEHNHEKQRRAESARAREREMALHQWRIAAERKYQSLGTEEWRPVTSMSRQPSENEVGQEQRRPRTAEGAVPPRTKTKSQSLPRMALQSESLQYFNIPTAVQDSYGSYRLNGHHTRDSHGRHLDGEHRLTDRSGAQSAPPSKPRFSRPLRPPSYEAHQQMRGSIEMLVGELAPRARDRTPLPLSRHEYFVQELGGSGAEPPGYNPPPSYRRQPLVKGGHRTYPISMGNHQYRCDPYFQGSAMTEVHEWFIRQTGMAWPDHYRDGRKSMPCRRQAYPGYSEERIGNVQYIPFDDPRVRHISGAEMDGNTLTDADKIRNIRNEIPVSLISEKSNDSAFSVTEKPFDRTEPIKSNISDSINEDSMHKEVLKETERFHTTSDQNCNRHPSDHGNTIALQMTTQQNSNSNQDFIETVTQVKKFEAKTLAENKKNSKKKLKETMFCLVSVPINMQANKGVSDPNNNEKVASPMVISVENPVVHSENQSLSKPLVSKETQIQSSSSLSNRSSPLKTEIVDAKSLNASQDNEMFYVGSWPGDQYRNQETQTGSQEVFRNTHPQRALMQTKSDSPFPKTTTENEDETDCSANYGYSMVGQKDLNPSSNSAFSRTCSNLSIMSPTLAQSASTLPSPDCQPLPRRTTSKPQTDGQEVFGQFLLKPVNRRKWDAIGELESFNKEIQDQTGKCPKVDQNIEELDDAMNNILELSNTSKEFNNRRQEPVPLHLKKETDMQSNIVQVTDMHLRQNNLNIITDSGNRGRIKEHPEYKGIQISQAKLNLDTQTQEAPVAKSNNYLNFEVLGYTDPGAYRQDIPVPKECLLRDVGLTVYTAIPDTVTSGSPTCLSPESPMLTSPSDNSEMCETLQITLSDSSGDMSRHSPEFAECTQSLTNNNSFNSKALNLKESGRESTSHIHVLKSLHCRFKANYEDDDDYFYSDYLIWSNEKTLADEHLETLLSQEKANSMPTEDLSNLYQVQYAKGIPENESIEQRAARILGIAVPVEALVVDQCDGKENGKERNSETTDGSSFMTQTKEMSSNKETQNVSRESEEVPDVSMESYGDVTEQTEISVEEDPESREDLPRAEKHSHRVSSVLELPEFPPSNLCLSLPLAEDGELALSVAGGDRKERVIAEVTEATLDNFQAYSPSPLPPSPTNDQAFLEYSAYTKEENSQSLERTVTRIALAKETEGKWCSEEDREEELTESAQENKILEEKDQYIENVVEEKETNDIASYTQHDDEVKVQEEEKVSADELIQEQSRQQLKSMALPIPQPRSGKVAKREITLPQGFMDNTMSTIEDDDNLSMSDAYDPSRVERV; this is translated from the exons ATGTACAGTGTGGAAGACCTTCTCATCTCTCATGGATACAaagtcacacaaaaaaacagcaacaacgtCCCTGTGTCACACTCTTCCCCCCACACCGCAGCAACCTATGAGAAATGTCTGCCGACACGAAGCGACAGTCGGTGTGAAATCGGTGAGAAGCGGAAAGGACACAGCGACGTGAATGGCTATGAGGGGGACCGTGTTTACAGCAGTGCTGGCGGAGGAGGTATCAGACAGACTTCTGCCAGGGGATTCCCCTGTGACACCGAGaaccaggtcaggaagcagagaACACAAGACGTGGACAACGGTAACCTAGGAGATGGACGTTTGCCAGAAGACAGCCTGACAACAAACAGTTG GTTTTATGATAGTAACAGAGGAATACACTCTCAGCCTAGATCTGAGCATGATGTGTCCTACTGGCGAAGAAGAGGTCAGGACTTCAGTGTGCTTCTGGATTATGCTGACTTCAGGGACCCACGTGGAAGTGCAGGAGGGCTTCCCAACAAGCCAGAAGGCATGCAACGGAGACCAGAATCTGCCTTGAGCACAGAGGAACATAACCATGAGAAACAGCGCAGGGCTGAGAGCGCACGTgccagggagagagagatggctcTACACCAGTGGAGAATTGCAGCTGAGAGGAAGTACCAGAGTTTGGGAACAGAGGAGTGGCGTCCTGTGACCAGTATGAGCCGTCAGCCATCTGAAAATGAAGTGGGACAGGAGCAACGCAGGCCACGAACTGCAGAAGGTGCTGTTCCACCTAGAACAAAAACCAAGTCCCAGTCACTGCCCAGAATGGCCCTACAATCAGAAAGCCTCCAGTACTTCAACATACCAACTGCTGTGCAGGATTCTTATGGAAGCTATAGATTGAACGGCCACCATACGCGAGACTCTCATGGAAGGCATCTTGATGGAGAGCACAGGTTGACTGACCGATCGGGTGCACAGTCTGCTCCACCATCAAAACCCAGATTCAGTCGACCACTCAGACCACCATCTTATGAAGCGCATCAGCAGATGCGTGGGAGCATAGAGATGCTCGTGGGGGAACTTGCCCCTCGTGCTAGAGACAGGACTCCTCTGCCCTTGTCAAGGCATGAATATTTTGTGCAAGAACTTGGAGGCTCTGGTGCAGAGCCCCCTGGGTATAACCCTCCCCCTTCCTACAGGAGGCAGCCTTTAGTTAAGGGAGGGCACAGAACTTATCCCATTTCAATGGGTAACCACCAGTATAGATGCGATCCATATTTTCAAGGCTCTGCCATGACAGAGGTGCATGAATGGTTTATCAGGCAAACAGGAATGGCTTGGCCAGACCATTACAGAGATGGAAGAAAAAGTATGCCCTGCAGGAGACAGGCATATCCAGGCTACAGTGAAGAACGAATAGGTAATGTTCAGTACATTCCCTTTGACGACCCCCGCGTCAGGCACATTTCAGGAGCTGAAATGGATGGGAACACGCTGACTGATGCAGACAAAATCCGAAACATCAGAAATGAGATTCCGGTCAGCCTCATATCTGAGAAGTCCAATGACAGTGCCTTTTCTGTGACAGAGAAACCCTTTGACCGCACTGAACCAATTAAAAGCAATATTAGTGACTCTATTAATGAGGACAGTATGCACAAGGAAGTTCTGAAGGAGACAGAACGTTTCCACACAACATCTGACCAAAACTGCAATAGGCACCCATCTGACCACGGTAATACAATTGCTCTTCAGATGACAACGCAACAGAATTCCAATTCAAACCAGGATTTCATTGAGACGGTAACGCAAGTGAAGAAATTTGAGGCGAAAACTTTGGCTGAGAATAAGAAAAACTCTAAGAAGAAACTGAAAGAGACAATGTTTTGCCTGGTATCTGTCCCTATTAATATGCAAGCAAACAAGGGTGTCTCTGACCCAAATAACAATGAAAAAGTGGCTTCTCCAATGGTGATATCTGTAGAAAACCCAGTGGTACATTCTGAAAACCAAAGCCTTTCTAAGCCCCTAGTAAGCAAGGAGACACAAATACAGTCCAGCAGCTCCTTATCCAATAGAAGTTCCCCTTTGAAGACAGAGATTGTAGATGCTAAATCACTGAATGCAAGTCAAGACAATGAAATGTTCTATGTAGGATCCTGGCCTGGAGATCAATACAGGAACCAGGAAACTCAGACAGGCTCTCAAGAAGTCTTTAGAAACACCCATCCTCAGAGAGCACTTATGCAGACAAAAAGTGACAGTCCCTTCCCTAAAACAACCACAGAAAATGAAGATGAAACCGACTGCAGTGCCAACTATGGATATTCCATGGTCGGTCAAAAGGATCTCAACCCTTCCAGCAACAGTGCATTTTCCAGAACTTGCAGCAATTTAAGTATAATGAGCCCCACTCTTGCCCAGTCAGCCTCAACTCTACCATCTCCAGACTGTCAGCCTTTGCCTAGAAGGACTACATCAAAACCTCAAACAGATGGCCAAGAAGTTTTTGGGCAGTTCTTATTAAAGCCAGTGAACAGACGCAAATGGGATGCCATTGGGGAGCTTGAGTCTTTCAATAAGGAGATTCAGGATCAGACAGGCAAATGTCCAAAAGTTGATCAGAACATAGAGGAGCTGGATGACGCAATGAACAATATTCTAGAACTGAGCAACACTAGCAAAGAGTTTAACAACAGAAGACAGGAACCTGTGCCACTTCACTTGAAAAAGGAAACGGACATGCAGTCAAATATAGTGCAGGTCACAGACATGCATCTTAgacaaaataacttaaatataatCACAGATTCAGGAAACAGAGGCAGAATAAAGGAACATCCAGAATACAAAGGAATACAAATTTCCCAGGCAAAGTTAAACCTGGACACCCAAACACAAGAGGCACCTGTGGCCAAAtccaacaattatttaaactttgaggTTCTGGGGTACACCGATCCAGGGGCATATAGGCAGGATATCCCAGTGCCAAAGGAGTGCTTGCTTAGGGATGTTGGTTTAACAGTGTATACTGCCATTCCAGACACTGTGACCTCTGGATCACCCACATGCTTAAGTCCAGAGTCCCCTATGTTAACCAGCCCTTCAGATAATTCAGAGATGTGTGAGACCTTACAGATTACATTATCAGACAGTAGTGGAGATATGAGCAGGCACAGCCCTGAGTTTGCTGAATGTACTCAAAGCTTGACCAACAATAATTCCTTCAATTCCAAAGCCCTCAACTTGAAGGAATCAGGGAGAGAAAGCACCTCACATATCCATGTGCTCAAGAGTCTCCATTGTAGGTTTAAAGCAAATTATGAGGATGATGATGACTATTTTTATTCAGATTATCTGATATGGAGTAATGAGAAGACATTGGCAGATGAACACCTAGAGACACTTTTGAGTCAAGAGAAGGCCAACAGCATGCCGACTGAAGACCTTAGTAACCTGTACCAAGTCCAGTATGCTAAAGGCATCCCTGAGAATGAATCCATTGAACAAAGGGCTGCCAGGATACTTGGCATTGCTGTACCAGTTGAAGCTTTGGTTGTCGATCAGTGTGATGGTAAAGAGAATGGTAAAGAAAGAAATTCGGAAACCACAGATGGTTCATCCTTTATGACGCAGACCAAAGAGATGAGCTCAAACAAGGAGACACAGAATGTCAGTAGAGAGTCTGAGGAAGTGCCAGATGTGTCCATGGAAAGTTATGGAGATGTGACAGAACAGACAGAGATAAGCGTTGAGGAGGATCCAGAGTCTAGAGAAGATTTACCTAGAGCAGAGAAACACAGCCACAGAGTCTCTTCTGTATTGGAGCTCCCAGAGTTTCCTCCAAGTAACTTGTGTTTGTCGCTTCCACTGGCAGAGGATGGGGAATTGGCTTTAAGTGTTGCTGGGGGAGACAGGAAGGAGAGAGTCATTGCTGAGGTAACAGAAGCAACACTGGACAATTTCCAGGCATATTCCCCATCTCCTCTGCCCCCTTCACCCACAAATGATCAAGCATTTCTGGAGTATAGTGCCTATACAAAGGAAGAAAACTCTCAGTCATTAGAAAGAACTGTGACCAGGATTGCCTTGGCCAAAGAGACAGAGGGAAAATGGTGCTCAGAAGAAGATCGAGAAGAAGAACTGACAGAATCCGCTCAAGAGAACAAAATACTGGAGGAAAAGGACCAATACATTGAGAATGTGGTGGAAGAAAAAGAGACCAATGACATAGCCAGTTATACACAACATGACGATGAAGTAAAGGTTCAGGAGGAAGAGAAAGTGTCAGCAGATGAGCTAATACAAGAGCAATCAAGACAGCAATTGAAGTCTATGGCACTTCCAATCCCACAGCCCCGCAGTGGTAAGGTAGCAAAGAGAGAGATCACTCTGCCACAAGGATTCATGGATAATACAATGTCTACAATAGAGGATGATGATAATCTGTCTATGTCAG ATGCATATGACCCCAGTCGTGTGGAGAGAGTATGA
- the LOC127626673 gene encoding uncharacterized protein LOC127626673, with protein sequence MAEKTCCCWLRSLVGYTSIQNTTYAGATGWRVGLGHDFTHLAPYQANQASQRDKGRLRTVVRQRERAFPLNCFTLVLKTLEGGGIRHSGVLTATIHPNGAASTICQVTEEPGHLEEEEWLPTARGEGAHCRPPGAGEPLPGAGETPSVPRECSGAFYPPGAGGLPPISPGRHGCRPLEGGGVAEDQATPYRRTDSGMAGITCRQLGHKGTPSPRENQASQRDKDRLQTVVQQRESVYGQLSVLCVCLCLLVLVLY encoded by the exons atggctgaaaaa ACATGCTGTTGCTGGTTAAGAAGCTTGGTGGGttacaccagcatccaaaacacaacatatgctggtgcgacagggtggagggtggggctgggtcatgattttacacacctggccccttatcaggctaatcaagcttcccagagggataaaggccgactgcggacagtggtgcgacagagagagagagcgtttccattgaactgctttacactggtgctgaagaccctggaaggaggagggatacgccatagtggagttctcaccGCTACCATCCATCCCAATGGAGCAGCCTCGACCATCTGCCAGgtgacggaggagcccggccacctggaagaaGAGGAATGGCtgccgactgcgaggggagaaggggctcactgccgaccacctggagcgggagaaccgctgccaggggcgggggagaccccttctgttcccagagaatGCAGTGGGGCGTTctatccaccaggggctggaggactgcctccgatcagCCCGGGGAGGCACGgttgtcgtccgttagagggtggaggagtggccgaggaccaagctacgccATATCGCAGAACCg attcaggaatgGCGGGGATAACCTGCCGGCAGTTGGGGCATAAAGGCACTCCCTCCCCCAGGGAAAATCAAGCCTCccagagggataaagaccgactgcagacagtggtgcaacagagagagagcgtttacgggcagctgtccgtcctatgtgtgtgtttgtgtcttttggttttagttctttattaa